The Petrotoga miotherma DSM 10691 sequence TGATATTTGAGATAGCAGATGATTTAAGAATATCAAATTTTGATCAACAATCAAACATACTTGATAAGAACTTAGCTACTATGGCATGTAGAGCGGCTGTAAAAACTAAAGATAATCCTACCGGTATGGAGACACTCTTAAAAACCATTTTTGAAAAAAAATTACTAACCTGTCCACATGGTAGACCGATAATGATCCAAATCACCTTTAAAACCTTAGATAAATACTTTGGAAGAATCTAAAAGGGGTGTAGTCTTTTCTTACACCCCTTTTTGTGTGTTCACTTAACTTGATCTAATTCTATTAATCTCTCTTCAGAAGTATAATCTTCAATAGTTCCCAAGTGAGCAATGTATTCACGTAACGCATCTGCATCTCTAAAGTATGTATCGTAACCAGGTTTACCTTCAAGCATTGTATAACCGTCTCCGCCAGCAGCTACATAGTTGTTGGTAACAACCTTATAAGTTTTGTTCAAATCAATGGGTTTACCGTTTATTTTTACGTTTGTAGCTTTTCCACCTTTCATTTCTGCAGTTAGCCCTGCAACATGTAACTTAGCTCCCTGGCCATCAGGAATTGTAGCAGCATAATTTAAAACATCCATAATATCTTTCCCAGTCAATTCTAAAACGTACAATGTATTTCCAAAAGGCAAAACGGTTAATATGTCTCTGTAGGTTATCTCTCCGGCCTCAATAGGTGCTCTTATCCCACCACCATTCATTAAAGCAACATCTGCACCTGTTTTCCAAATCATACCATCTGCTATAAGATTGCTTAGATTCGTTTCGTCACTTCTAACGTGGGCACGTTCCCCGTCGAGATATACTTTTGTTACTCCAACAACCTCATTCAAAGCCTCTGATCCAAGTTGATAAAAAGCATCTGTAAACATTTTTATGAAAGGATCTTCAGGGATATCAGATTTAAGTGGAATTACTTCTCCCCTCCAATCGACTATTCTACCGTCATCGATCCATAAATCTATTCTCCCAATATTCTCTGCATTCTCTCCAGCTTGTGCTACTATAACATTATTGATTACTACAGGTGTTTCTAACAAAGTGTGAGAATGTCCATCTATTATAATATCTACTCCGGGTACATTTTCAGCTAGCTCATCTGAGGTAGTGAACTCAACAGACAAGTTAGGCCTTCCTCCATCTGCATGATAACCTAAGTGCGCAAGGACTATAACTACATCAGCTTTTTCTTGGACAATTGGAAGATATTTTTTTAAAGTTTCTTCTGCGTCCACAATTGTATTCTCGCCTAAATAAATTGGTTCTAAAACTTTTGTTTGCTCTGTAACAAGACCAATAATTCCAACAGAGAAATCACCATAATCTTTTATAACATATGGTTCAAAAACTGGTCCGCCACGTTTTTCATCGACAAAATTTGCCCCTAAGAACGGAAATTGTGCTACTTCATACTGCTTCTCAAGCACTTCAAAAGGCTTGTCAAATTCGTGATTACCCAAAACCATAGCATCCAAACCCATGTAATGTAAGGCCAAAAAGTCAGGAACTGCATCCAACTGATCAGATTCTGGAATCCCTGTGTTTACATCGCCAGCATGTAGAAAAAGTACTGCTCCACCTTCCTTAGCTACTTCTTCTCTTGCTTGATTTATCAGAGTAGCTGCTCTGGCGAATCCTCCACCATCTTCCGTTCCCCACACATGTCCATGGGTATCGTTCATGTGAAAAATCACTAAATGGTTAGGTCCAGCAAATACTGATAAAACCAAAATCATAACAACTAAAATGCCTAAAACTCTTTTCATTTTGTTCCCCTCCTTTTGAGTTGGTTTCAATCACACATTAATTGGCACCCAAAATTCAGCTTCGCTTAAATATTAAATCTTCTTTGTTCACATCAAGATTTTTGGCGATTTTTTTACACTTAACAACAAAAGAATAATAAATTGATTTTTTTGTATTTTCATCAACCAAACTTTCAAAGTTAGATTGTCCTTTGGCTATTACAATATCTGCTTCATCGTAGATATTTTTGAAAGATCGACTAACGAAGCTTAAATCGGTGCCCAAATATTTAGACCCACTTTCAAAAGGAATAGAAACTTCCTTTAAAAAAATTTGATCGGCATCTTTTTTAGTCGCACATTTGTAAACTGGACGAGATTTCAAAGCAGAATGAATAATCAAGTTGGGGTTTAATTCTTTTAATACTCTTATAAACAATTTATCAAAAACTATTTCTCCAGCATAATTATGAAGAAAAAGCAGGAAATGAGCATTTTTAATCTCTTTTTTAAATTTTTCTAAATCGTTTATTGCTACCCTCTTTGTGTTATAAAAATTTTGAATTTCAATCTCTAACTCACCAAAGGAATTCTCCGAATTGTGGCAAAAAAGCTCTCCCATCAGTGATAATTTGAAGGCAGTATAAAGAGGATCCTTGCTGGAAAAACAAAAATCCAGCAGATCATCATAAACCTCTAAAAAAAGTTGGTTCAAGTCGGCTTTTTCTGAATGAAAGTAATCATTTTCACCAAAAATATCAAAAAAAGCATCATAAAATGTTTTTACCAAATAGTAAGGTGTATGGGTAGGATTCACTTCACCGAATGTTTTTAGAATGACCCTTTTGTAATTATCAAAAATGTTATTAGAAGAATACGAAGAGTTAGCATTAATTTTATCCATTAACTCAGAAGAATGGTTTAGAAGACAATTAATACATTCATAATCTATATTCATCTCTGTTCACCCCATGAACTTCTAAAATCCCTACAAAACTACTTTTAATTTTATCATTGTTTAATTAATTTAGTATTAGTTTTGTTTAGTATTTTGTTAAGAAAAATTTGTCCAAAAAAATTGTTACTTCTCTTTCTTGACATTAAAACATTAAATCATTATAATATATTCGATAGCTTTAAAAGCAAATATTCAGCTTCTATTGGTTATATCTGTCTTTAAGATAGATTAAACAACTCTACACAAATACATAGCAATTTTATTTTCAATAAACCATTTAATTTAAAAGGATTTGGAGGTGAAGAGATGAAAAGAACATATCAACCATCTAGGATAAAGAGAAAAAGAACTCATGGCTTTTTAGCTAGGAAAAGAACATCAAGTGGAAGAAATGTTTTAAGAAGAAGAAGAGCAAAAGGCAGAGAACGTTTAACAGTCTAATGGAAGAACAAACTTTCAAGAAAAAAGAACGTTTACGATTAAAAAGAAATTTCAAAAGAGTTTTTGAAAAGGGCGGGCGTTTAATCGACAATAATTTTGTTATAATATACGTTCGAAATACTATGGATTATAACAGAATTGCTATAATTGTGAACAAAAAATTCGGCAACGCAGTTGTTAGAAATTTAATTAAAAGATACATCAGAGAAATATATAGAACCAACAAAATTTTTTTCCCAATAGGATACGATTTCGTATTTATTCCAAGAAAAGAATTATCCAAAAATTTTAAAAGAATAGATTATTTCCAAATAAAAAGTCTTATTTTAAAGTTGGTGAGGAAGATAAACGAATGAAAAAGTTTGTTCTCAAGTCTATAGATTTTTACAGAAAACATATATCGCCTGCAACCCCTCCCAAATGTATTTACCTACCGACCTGCTCATCTTATACCTATGAAGCGGTGGAAAAGTTCGGGGTGTTTAAAGGTTTGTATTTGGGATTTAGACGTTTTATCAGGTGTAACCCATTACACAAAGGGGGCTATGACCCTGTCCCCGAAAAATTTTATTTTTTTGTTCATAAAAAAGAAAAAAACAAACAACACAGAAGGAGTGTATGACTTGAAAAAAGGATTGTTTTTTTTGATGTTACTATTATTTTTGAACGTTATAGCCTTTGCAATACCTGAAATAATGGTATCAGAAAGTTCACTAAATAAAGAAATTAACATTGAAATGAAATTGTACAGACTGAAGTTAGATCAAAATGGGCATATTTTAAATTTCGAACTCTATGATAGCAGAGCTAAAAAATATGAATTAGTTTATGAGTACACAGGAGATAGTTACAATATTTTAGATACTCAAAATATGACAGAAATTTTACCAAGTAACTATAATATAAGATTGGCGGAAGATCAAAGTTATATCGAAATAAACTACTTTTTCCCCAATGGAGGGCAGAAGATTTATAAGTTTTATAACGATCCTAACTATCATTTTGATGTTCAATTTAAAAATTTGAATAGATACGTTGTTTTACCGAGCATATCCTTTTCTTCTGGAATAAGATACAGCGGTAATGTTTTTGTTTCATACATTGATAAATCCGTTTTAACAGGTGAAGCCTTAGATTCTACGTTAGCCATCTATACCCCTGAAGAGATAGAATTTTCTCAAAACCAATATTTAACTCCATTAAATTATTCAGATCACAAAATAATTTCTTATTTGGGTCCTACCAAAAAAATTTTTATAAAAGAAACTTTTGACGGTATAGAAGAAGGAAATACTTACTCTACTATAATCGATTTAATGCAGGATTTAGGTAAATTTGGACCTTTTACTAATATTTTTTATTGGTTCGTGAACTTTTTCTGGTGGCTATTTAAAGTGACAGGTAATTTCGGTTGGGCTATAATACTCTTCACCCTCATAGTAAATGCAATACTATTCCCTGTATATGGGAGACAAAAGAAATCCATGATCGAAATGAAACAGTTACAACCAGAGCTTGAAAAAATAAAGAAAAAATATAAGAATCCTCAGAAACAACAAGAAGAAACGATGAAACTGTACAAAGAAAAAGGAGTTAACCCAGCTGGAGGTTGTTTGACTTCTTTGATTCCTCTGCCTATTATGGTCATACTATGGCAAGTAATCTACTATTTTGAAGGCAGTTATGCATACAACCCCAGATTTCTCTTTTGGACAGATCTTTCTCAAGGTGGTTTCCAAGCCAATTTTTTCTTACTATTAATAGCTATAATTGCTTCTTTAATAAATGCCCTTTTAATGTCCCAAGATGCCAGGAGCGCATGGACGTCGGTAATTATGTCTGTGGTGTTCCCTTTCATTTTAATTGCATTACCCGTCGGGGTATTCATTTATTATTCACTGAACATGGTAATACAAACTTTGTTGACATTTGTGTACAATAGGATTTACAATGTCAAAGGTATTACTATTAGACAACTCGTTGGTTTGGGTCCAAAGCCTGTCAGGAGGTGAAATGATAATTGCTTAAATTACAAGGTAAGACGAAATTTGAAGGAACTGATTTGGAATCGGTTTTAGAAAAAGCAAAATCAGATTTTAACGCATCAGGTATCGATGAGATTTCTTATAAGATTATTCAAGAACCTTCCAAGGGGTTTCTTTTTGGAATAGGTAAAAAGCCTCTCATTATCGAAGCTTATCCTAACGAAAAATATCTCGTCAATAGAGTAAAAGATTTCTTGAAAAATATTCTTTCCTATTTTGAGGAAGATGTTGATATCAATATAAATTATTACAATAAGACCTTGAGAGTTTTTTTAGAGGGGGAAAACTTAGGTAAAGTAATAGGCAAACAAGGAAGGAACCTTGGAGCTTTACAGCATTTAACCATGATTTATGTCAATAGAATGACAGATACCAAATGTGATGTAAAATTGGATGTTGGAGATTATAGAAAGAAAAGAAAAAAAAGCTTAGAACTAATAGCAGACAATGCGGCCAAAAAGGCAATAACGACTAATGACAAGGTAGAATTGGCTCCCATGTTTTCTTTTGAAAGAAAAATAATTCACAAGTACATAAATTATAATTATCCAAAATTACACACCACCTCAATAGGGCTAGAACCTTATAGAAAAGTAGTGATCTACCCCTCGAAAAATGGTCACAATTAATAAAAGCACTTACATCGACACTAAGCACAGTATTCAAAACATTGGGGGAGGAAATATAATTGAAAACTGCTTACCAATATCAAGAACAAGTTCTTTCCATAATCAGTAGAGAAAATCTTCCTGATATTGGTGTTTTAGGTGGTATAGAAATCGAACATATTATAA is a genomic window containing:
- a CDS encoding 5'-nucleotidase C-terminal domain-containing protein; the encoded protein is MKRVLGILVVMILVLSVFAGPNHLVIFHMNDTHGHVWGTEDGGGFARAATLINQAREEVAKEGGAVLFLHAGDVNTGIPESDQLDAVPDFLALHYMGLDAMVLGNHEFDKPFEVLEKQYEVAQFPFLGANFVDEKRGGPVFEPYVIKDYGDFSVGIIGLVTEQTKVLEPIYLGENTIVDAEETLKKYLPIVQEKADVVIVLAHLGYHADGGRPNLSVEFTTSDELAENVPGVDIIIDGHSHTLLETPVVINNVIVAQAGENAENIGRIDLWIDDGRIVDWRGEVIPLKSDIPEDPFIKMFTDAFYQLGSEALNEVVGVTKVYLDGERAHVRSDETNLSNLIADGMIWKTGADVALMNGGGIRAPIEAGEITYRDILTVLPFGNTLYVLELTGKDIMDVLNYAATIPDGQGAKLHVAGLTAEMKGGKATNVKINGKPIDLNKTYKVVTNNYVAAGGDGYTMLEGKPGYDTYFRDADALREYIAHLGTIEDYTSEERLIELDQVK
- a CDS encoding damage-control phosphatase ARMT1 family protein, producing MNIDYECINCLLNHSSELMDKINANSSYSSNNIFDNYKRVILKTFGEVNPTHTPYYLVKTFYDAFFDIFGENDYFHSEKADLNQLFLEVYDDLLDFCFSSKDPLYTAFKLSLMGELFCHNSENSFGELEIEIQNFYNTKRVAINDLEKFKKEIKNAHFLLFLHNYAGEIVFDKLFIRVLKELNPNLIIHSALKSRPVYKCATKKDADQIFLKEVSIPFESGSKYLGTDLSFVSRSFKNIYDEADIVIAKGQSNFESLVDENTKKSIYYSFVVKCKKIAKNLDVNKEDLIFKRS
- the jag gene encoding RNA-binding cell elongation regulator Jag/EloR, producing the protein MLKLQGKTKFEGTDLESVLEKAKSDFNASGIDEISYKIIQEPSKGFLFGIGKKPLIIEAYPNEKYLVNRVKDFLKNILSYFEEDVDININYYNKTLRVFLEGENLGKVIGKQGRNLGALQHLTMIYVNRMTDTKCDVKLDVGDYRKKRKKSLELIADNAAKKAITTNDKVELAPMFSFERKIIHKYINYNYPKLHTTSIGLEPYRKVVIYPSKNGHN
- the yidC gene encoding membrane protein insertase YidC, encoding MKKGLFFLMLLLFLNVIAFAIPEIMVSESSLNKEINIEMKLYRLKLDQNGHILNFELYDSRAKKYELVYEYTGDSYNILDTQNMTEILPSNYNIRLAEDQSYIEINYFFPNGGQKIYKFYNDPNYHFDVQFKNLNRYVVLPSISFSSGIRYSGNVFVSYIDKSVLTGEALDSTLAIYTPEEIEFSQNQYLTPLNYSDHKIISYLGPTKKIFIKETFDGIEEGNTYSTIIDLMQDLGKFGPFTNIFYWFVNFFWWLFKVTGNFGWAIILFTLIVNAILFPVYGRQKKSMIEMKQLQPELEKIKKKYKNPQKQQEETMKLYKEKGVNPAGGCLTSLIPLPIMVILWQVIYYFEGSYAYNPRFLFWTDLSQGGFQANFFLLLIAIIASLINALLMSQDARSAWTSVIMSVVFPFILIALPVGVFIYYSLNMVIQTLLTFVYNRIYNVKGITIRQLVGLGPKPVRR
- the rnpA gene encoding ribonuclease P protein component; its protein translation is MEEQTFKKKERLRLKRNFKRVFEKGGRLIDNNFVIIYVRNTMDYNRIAIIVNKKFGNAVVRNLIKRYIREIYRTNKIFFPIGYDFVFIPRKELSKNFKRIDYFQIKSLILKLVRKINE
- the rpmH gene encoding 50S ribosomal protein L34 encodes the protein MKRTYQPSRIKRKRTHGFLARKRTSSGRNVLRRRRAKGRERLTV
- the yidD gene encoding membrane protein insertion efficiency factor YidD, translated to MKKFVLKSIDFYRKHISPATPPKCIYLPTCSSYTYEAVEKFGVFKGLYLGFRRFIRCNPLHKGGYDPVPEKFYFFVHKKEKNKQHRRSV